Below is a window of Geomonas oryzisoli DNA.
AGAGCGTGCCGGCCGCCTGGCGACGGCGCTCCTTGAGCCTCGGGAACATCAGGAACATCCGCTCCAGGTCGGTGCCGATCTCGACCCTCTGTCCGCCGGCGCGGTAGCGCAGGTAGGCGCCCAGTTCCAGGTTCTCCTCGACGGTGAGCGGGTTGAATACCTGGCGCCCCTCGGGCACCTGCGACAGCCCGAGGGAAACCACGCGGTCCGCCGCCTGCCCGACAATGTTCTTACCCTCCAGCAGGATCTCTCCGCTCGCCGTGGGGATGATGCCGGACAGGGTGTTGAGGAGCGTGGTCTTGCCGGCACCGTTGGCACCGATCAGGGTCACTATTTCGCCGGCCTTCAAATGCAGCGACACGTTCTTGAGCGCGTGCACCTTGCCGTAATAGGCGTTGATGTTCTTGATCTTTAGCATTTGTGTCCTTTGAAGCTCTCTGCCCCGCATACTCCCGTGGAGGCAGATTTGGTTCTTGGGAGTGAGCCTGCACTCTCCTCCCCCCGGAGGGGGGAGGTTGGGAGGGGGGAATGATAAGCCGCTGTGCTCCCCCTCCCTGCCCCTCCCCCTTCGGGGGAGGGAACCAGACTTGCTACTCTTCGCCCAGGTATGCAGTGATTACGGCCGGATTGTCCTGGATCTGCCGCGGCGTCCCTTCGGCAAGCATGGTGCCGAGGTTCAACACCACCAGCTGATCGCAGATATCCATGACCAGGTCCATGTCGTGCTCGACCAGGGCCACGGTGACGCCCAGATCCCGGATCCTCTTGATCAACTCGGCCAGATCAGCGGTCTCACTGCTGTTCAGCCCCGCCGCCGGTTCATCCATCAACAGTATCTTCGGCTCCAGCGCCATAGCCCGGGCGATCTCGAGGAGCCTTCCCTTGCCGAAGGACAGGGTCCCGGCCTGTACCTCAGCCAGCTCCGGGATCCCGACGAAGTCGAGGAGCTCCATGGCCCGCTCGCGGATGCGGCGCTCCTCGCTCATCTGCCAGGGCATCCGGAAGGAGCAGGCGAACAGCCCGGAACTGCTCTGGGTATGCA
It encodes the following:
- a CDS encoding ABC transporter ATP-binding protein, which produces MLSLNGIGKRFGGLTALEGISFNVGKGSITGIIGPNGAGKTTLFNVATGIYPPSSGAVLLEGKDISKLPPEGRARLGLVRTFQNIELFGKMTVLENVMVGLHTQSSSGLFACSFRMPWQMSEERRIRERAMELLDFVGIPELAEVQAGTLSFGKGRLLEIARAMALEPKILLMDEPAAGLNSSETADLAELIKRIRDLGVTVALVEHDMDLVMDICDQLVVLNLGTMLAEGTPRQIQDNPAVITAYLGEE
- a CDS encoding ABC transporter ATP-binding protein, translated to MLKIKNINAYYGKVHALKNVSLHLKAGEIVTLIGANGAGKTTLLNTLSGIIPTASGEILLEGKNIVGQAADRVVSLGLSQVPEGRQVFNPLTVEENLELGAYLRYRAGGQRVEIGTDLERMFLMFPRLKERRRQAAGTLSGGEQQMLAIGRALMARPKLLLLDEPSMGLAPLVVQDIFKVIERLRGEEGTTILLVEQNARAALKVADRGYVLETGKVILEGKASELLENKDVQRAYLGRDKKEIWER